In the Butyricicoccus intestinisimiae genome, GGTGCAGGCGGTCAGCACATCAACAAGACCTCGTCCGCCGTTCGTCTGACGCATAAGCCGACCGGCATCGTTGTCAGCTGCCAGACCGAACGAAGCCAGTTCCAGAACCGCGACAACTGTATGAAGATGCTGCGCGCAAAGCTGGTGGAAATCAAGGAGCGTGAGCACTTGGACAAAATCTCCGACATCAAGGGCGATCAGAAGAAGATCGAATGGGGCAGCCAGATTCGCTCCTATGTCTTTATGCCGTACACGCTGGCCAAGGACACCCGCACCGGATTTGAAAACAGCAACATCGACGCAGTCATGGACGGCGATATTGACGGCTTTATCACAGCATATCTGACTGCACAGGCTACCGGCGAGCTCAAAGCCAAGTAACCGTGAAAAAAAGACAGATTGTAAGCATTGCCCTGTGTTTTGTCTGCGCCGCCATCATCGGCATCTGCTGTATGGCGGGCATCAGCAAGTGGCGTGCATATCAAGCGGAAGTAAAGCGTCAGCAGCAGCTTGCGCAATATACCGAGGATTTGACCGACGCCCTGAACGAGCTGTATCGCATAGAAACCGATTTGTTTCAGGACATTGCCAAGCAGCAGGCAAGCGGCATCGACAACCGCACCATTTTGCAGTCTATGCTCGATGCTGCGACCGCACCCATCGACGCGCTCGCTCATGTCCAAGCACCGGACGAGCTTGCCGATGCGCAGGCGCACTTCAAAAAAGCGGCTTCATCCTATCACACCATGGCGGATACGCTCAACGACATGCTGAGCGATGCTTCTACGACGGATACCGACCTGCGCGACGCGCTCATTGACATGCTGCCGGATGCGGTATCTGCTTTTGACGAAGTCAAAGCGGGCATCACTGTTTTGTCGAAGAACTCTGACATCACGCTTCCTGACAGCGCAAAACAGTTGGAAACTGTTCTGGATTCTTTTTCAGGAGACAGTTTGCGCTCTATTTTAACAGCACAGCCGTAATGATTTTCCCCTTCTCTGAACGGAGAAGGGGATTTGTGTTTCTGCACAATTTTCCCACTGTTATTTTGTGTATATCAATCATAATTTCACTGCCATTTTGTAACGTTTTACCAAGTTGTTCAGGATAACAACAGACAATTCTACCAAAGCGTTTTTCTTTGTCAAAACCGCCTATTGCATCTGCAGAAGAAATGTGCGAAACTATTCGTGCACCAAAAAAGGGGTGTATGGAAGGACAATTCCATATCTCAATGATATTTCACATTTCTTCTAAAGGAGAAGATTCATAATGACTACTGCTACGTTTGATTTTATGGCTCCGGCCACCGGCAAATGCGTTCCGATTGAAGCTGTTCACCACAGCCTGAGCGACCGCACCCTCGGCGAAGGCATCGCCATTTTCCCGAACAACAACACGGTTGTCGCTCCGTGCAACGGCGTTATCACCCGCGTTTCCGACCATGCTGTCACCCTGTTCGACAGCGAGCATGACATTGAGCTGCTGCTCACCGCTGACATGGAGGCACAGCACCATGATTTTCAGCTGCACGTCAAGGCTGGTCAGACGGTAACCACCGGCACCGAGCTGTTTTCCTGCGACGTTGCTGCCATCAAGGCACAGGGCGGCTATGTAGATTTTTCCTGCATCGTAACCAACCTGCCGGCTGAGGAAGTTTCCGTTTGCGCCGGAGATGTAGAGACCGGCAAGACCCGCATGTTCTCCTGCTCCTGCCCGATGGTATAAGCGCGTATAAAACGCAATTGTTTTGCAAACAATACAGGCACATCAGTCCATGGCTGATGTGCCTTTTGTTATCCCCGCAGAAAGGAGATGCCTATGCAGGAACGCACCAAATGTCTGATTATCGGCACATGCGCCGGAGCGGCAAACGGCTTTTTCGGCGCTGGCGGCGGGCTGTTTCTCGTTCCTCTGTTCACCGCTTGGCTCGGCATGGAGCAGAAACAAGCGTTTGCCACCTCTGTCGCCGTCATTTTTCCGCTGTCTGCGGTCAGTGTCTTGATTTATCTGCGCAGCGGAAATCTCCCTCTGCGATTTTCTGCGCCCTATCTGCTCGGCGGCGTGCTTGGCGGAATGTTTTCCGGTCTGTTGTTTTCCCGCGTATCCGTGCCGCTGCTGCGCAAAGCCTTTGCTTTGCTGCTTCTCTGGGGCGGCGTGCGCGCCGTGCTGCTGTTATGACGGCGGTTTTCATCGGTGCGGCAACCGGTATTTTATCGGGTTTTGGCATCGGCGGCGGTTCGCTGCTCATTTTATGGCTGACCATGGTGCAGCAGCTGCCACAGTACACCGCCGCAGGCATCAATTTATTATATTTTCTGTGCTGTGCGCCCGCAGCACTGGTTTCTCATATCCGTCACCATTTGATTGAGAAAAAAATTGCGCTGTGGTGTATTCTGGCGGGATGCCTCGCCTCGCCGGCAGCTTCTCTGCTCGCAGGTCTGCTCCCCATGCATTGGCTGCGCCGCGGATTTGGCATCTTGCTGCTTATCCTCGGCTTTCGTGAGTTGTTTTCGCGCACGCCCAAACAGTAGCATTTTTCACGCATGCATGCTATACTGAAATTATTCTTGCAAAATGGGGATGATTTTATGAACCAATCACAATTGCCCGGTATTGATATTTTACTCATAATTGCCGTTGCCGCTGTGCTGATTGGCATTGTTTTTTACACACGCAGACCACCAAAAATCCGCGTCGGAAAAAGCAATATCACCGCACAGGACTCCGCCTCGATTCTCAAGCTGTTTGCAGATGACACCAAATCGTTTGACTTTCGCGTGAAGGAAGATGCCGCACAGGTTACGGTCGCTCTCCACACCTGCACCAACCGCAAGTGGGCGGAGCCGGTGTCTCTCGCTGATTTTACGGATTTGGAATCCGGCAAATACCGCCTGATTATCCGCCGCGTCGGCACGATTATTGATATTTATCTGTGCAGCAATGCGGACTATACCCGCGTCGTACATATCACATCCTCCATCGCACCGGAGTATCTTGACGCGCTGTCCGAATGCAGGGTCATCGGGCAATTCGAGCTTTCCGACTGCAAAGCCGCCATCGGCAACGACAGCAGGACACCGCTCTGGGTTCTGCTCGGCAGAAAACAGGGAACGCTGACCGTGACGCAGGATTATCAGCACTCCGGCGGCACCACCGGCTTTGCGATTATTCTTCAGTTTCGATAAAAAAGAGCCGCTCGCGCGGCTCTTTTATTCTGTTTGTTCCAACGCTTCCAGCATCAGAGAAATTCCTCCAAATATCATATTGACTGGTTCTGACAAGCTATGTATACTATTCTATGAGCACACCATAAAGCGGTAGGCGGTTCGCGTCCTCTCCGATTTTATTCAGAGAGGAAGTTAAAGATTCTTTTTCTTGCCCTCTCTTAAAGAAGGGAGGGTGATATTGTGTATGTAACCTATGAAGGACTATTCCAGTGCATGACTGCAATTGGTACATTGGGTTTATTTATCGTAGCACTGCTCGAATACATCAGAAAAAGAAAATAACCGCCATGCTTCCTACACATTTGGCGATTATTTTCATATAAACACTAGATGAGAGGACGCGCCGTCTATCGGTGTGCCTCTTTTTTATTATCATAGCATTGGATTGTTAGAAAGTCAATGAAAAAGAGCCGCTCGCGCGGCTCTTTTTCTTTTCTGCTATTTGTTCAGCTTACAGTGCTGTCAGGTTCTTCAGCGAAATATCCATCGCCGGAGAAGCGTAGGTCAGCGCACCGGAGGATACGAAATCCACGCCGATATCTGCAATTTCCAGCAGGCGCTCTGCGGTAACGTTGCCAGAGCACTCGGTCTTTGCGCGACCGTCAATAATCTTGACCGCCTTGCGCATGGTCTCGTTGTCCATGTTATCCAGCATGATAACGTCTGCGCCGCATGCAGCAGCTTCGGTTACCTGTTCCAGCGTCTCGCACTCTACTTCAATCTGCGTGACAAACGATACATACTCTCGTGCCATCTGCACTGCCTTGGTGATCGAACCTGCTGCGCAAATGTGATTGTCCTTCATCATGACACAATCGGACAAATTGTAGCGGTGGTTGGTTGCGCCGCCGCAGCGTACTGCGTACTTTTCAAAGATACGCAGACCCGGTGTTGTCTTTCTGGTGTCGAGCAGCGTGGTGTGCTTGCCTTCCAGAATCTTCACCATCTTGTTGGTGTTGGTCGCGATACCGCTCATGCGCTGCAGGAAGTTGAGCGCGGTGCGCTCACCGGTCAGCAGCGTGCGAATGTCCGCATAAATGACACCAATCAGCTGACCCTTCTTGACTTCATCGCCGTCAGCATAGGTTGTTTCAAAATGAGCTTCTTCTTCCAGAATCTCAAATACACGTGCAAATACATCCAGACCGCAAATAATACCATCCTGCTTGCAAATCAGCTCCGCCTTGCCCAGCTGCGGCTGGCGCATAATGGCGTTGGTGCTGACATCCTCGCTGGTTACATCCTCGCGCAGGGCGTTGATGATGGCCGGGTCCATATTAAGCATCATGGTCGAGCCACTGATCATAGAATGCTTCATCCTTTCTCTTAATAGCTTTCAGAACCTCTGTGCGGTTCTTCTCGTCGATATCCGCATAAAATGCCGGATCAAATGGAATTTCATCTGTCGGCATCGGCTTGCCAGCCTCTACCGTCTCTGCAATGTGATTGGCTGCACGCTCTGCAAACACCAAGCTCTCCAGCAAGGAATTGCTTGCCAGACGGTTTCTGCCGTGTACGCCGTTGCAGCTGGTTTCACCGGCTGCATACAGGCCGTCCATCGAGGTCTCGCTGTCCGAATTTACCTTGATGCCGCCCATGAAATAGTGCTGGCCAGGTGTAACCGGAATCGGCTCCTTGGTCATGTCGTAGCCTTCCTTCAAACACTGACGATAGATGTTCGGGAAGCGGTTGCGGACAAAGTCCGGATCCAGATGGGTGACAGACAGCTCTACATACGGGCGACCGTCCTTCTCCATCTGCTTGCAGATTGCCTGCGATACAACGTCACGCGGCAGCAGCTCATTGACAAAGCGCTCGCCGTCCTTGTTGTACAGATATGCACCCTCACCGCGCACAGACTCGGAAATCAGGAAGCTTCTTCCCGGCTTGGTGGTATACAGCGTGGTCGGATGAATCTGAATATAATTGATATGCTCCACTTCAATGTGATGGCGCATAGCGATCGCCAGAGCATCGCCGGTAATATGACGATAGTTTGTAGAGAACTGGAACAGACCGCCGATACCGCCGGTTGCCAAAACAACCGCCTGTGTGCGGACTTCTTCCAGTGTACCGTCTGCGTTTCGGATAATGCCGCCCTTGCAGACATTTGCCTTCTCATCACAGATGATATCTACCAGCGTGGTATTTTCACGGATGGTAATGTTTTTGCGTTCTCTTGCGCGAGCCAGCAGCTTGCTGGTGATTTCCTGTCCGGTCAGATCCTCGTGGAACAGAATGCGGTTCTCGGAATGTGCGCCCTCACGGGTGAATTCGAAATTTCCGTTCTCATCGCGCTGAAAGTCCACGCCGTAATCAACCAGTTCCTGCGCAATATGCTGCGAAGAACGAATCATGATGTCCACGGATTCTTTGTTGTTCTCGTAATGACCAGCCTTCATCGTATCTTCGAAATAGCTGTCATAATCATCGTCATCCAGCAGCATGCACATGCCGCCCTGTGCGAGGAACGAGTCTGCCTGATCAGCCTCAGACTTGGTGATGACCAGAACCTTGTATTTTTCGGGCAGCTGCAATGCGTTAAACAATCCGGCAGCACCGGTACCGACAACCAAAATGTCAGCGGTTTCCATGTTTCGCTCCCCCTTACTTTCTTTCGATATTCGTGAGCACGGCCATGTGCTCCGTCAGATGTTTCATTTCCAGTTTTCTCCCTATTGACATGCGGTCTGCACCGCACAAACTTTTTACACTTCAGTATACCATACTGAAATGCATCCTGCAAGGCAGTTCCCCGCCTTGCACGGACACTTTTTGAAATTTTTCACATTTCATTATGCATTTTCCAAAACCAGTGGCGCCGGATTGAAGTCCGGACGATGCTTTGGATTCATCAGATATTCCTCTACCTTGTCCATTGTCGGTGCAGAAAAATATGCCGCGCCGCGCTTGGTAACAGACAATGCCGAAGCATACGTTGCATATTCCAGTGCAACCTCCGCATCTTTCCCGTACAGATACGCCGCCAGGAAATAGCCCTCGAACACATCGCCGGCAGCTGTGGAATCTACGACAGGAACCTTCAGTGAAGCCTGATATATCTGGCGTGTACCGTTCTTGTAAAATGCGCCCTGCGAACCAAGCGTAAACAGAAACTGCGAATTCGGATACATCTCTGCAAGCCGAATCAGAATATCTCCCGGCTGTACATAGCTCGTCATCGAGCGGCCTTCAATCTCATTGAGGCAGAACATTGAGATTTTGGTCAAATCGCTGCGCAGCAATTCGCGTGTACATGGCGACGGATTGAGAACGATAAACATCTTTTTCTCATATGCCGCATCGATAGCGTACTGCAGGCAGGAAATCTCATTCTGCAAAACGAGCACATCGCCTTCGCCGTACTGCGCCAGCACATCATCAATGTATGCTTTATCAATGGTTCGATTGGCGCCGCCATAAATCATGATGGCATTCTGACCGATTTCATCTACCTGAATAATGGCATGACCGGTGCGGCCTTCCACCACACGTACCGGAGAGATATCAATGCACAGCTGCTCCTTGAGCTTGTCCAACATTTCCTGTCCATCCGATCCAATCTGACCGGCGAGCTGTACCTCCAGACCGGCGCGAGCCAGCGTGACAGCCTGATTCAATCCCTTGCCGCCCGGGAACACTTCCATGTGAGAAGCGCCCTGTGTTTCCTTCGGGGTCGTAATATGTCCAACATAATAGTTATAATCAATATTGATAGAACCCAAAACCAATATTTTCATTGTTATCCGCCCTCCATTTTTTCAATTGTATCATGCTGTACAGCATGTGGATGCAGTTTACTAATATTATAAGATGTTTCTAAGTGAAGCACAAGAGTTTCCGCATCGTTTTCCTTCGGATATTTTCATCACGGCGAATTTTGCAAAAATCTGCGACAGATTTTTCAATATTTTAAGCAAATATTCTTGACTTTCCAGACATAAAACGATATGATAAAGAATACTGAAACGAAAGGATGATCGGAGCCATGGCTGTACAAAAAAAAGGCACAAAGCAAATAACTGCCAACAAAAAAGCCAGACACGATTATTTCGTTGAGGAGGCTTATGAATGCGGCATTGAGCTGTTCGGCACAGAGGTCAAGTCGATTCGTCAGGGCACGGTAAGCCTGAAGGATTCGTACTGCATCTTCCGCGACGGCGAAATCTTTGTCAAGGGCATGCACGTCAGCCCGTATGAGATGGGAAACATCTTCAACAAAGACCCGCTGCGCGAGCGCAAGCTGCTGATGCACAAAAAGGAAATCATGACGCTGTTCGGCAAGACCAAGCAGCAGGGATATTCTCTGATTCCGCTGTCTTTGTACTTTAAGAACGCGCGCGTCAAGGTCGAGCTGGGCTTGTGCAAGGGCAAAAAGCTGTACGATAAGCGCGAAGCCGCTGCACAGCGCGACGCCAAGCGCGAAATCGAACGCGCGATGAAGGCGCGCAGATAATCCTCTCTTTTCGTTCAGCACGAACTATCCGGGGACGTACCGGTTTCGACGGGGGCGTGGAATCTGGGATAGCGGGCCGCAGTGAGAATCTGCGTTAAAAGTCTCAAATGTCTAAATTTAACTGACAACAATTATTCTTTACAGGCAGCCTAATTAGGCGTGCCCGTTCTGCCTGAGAGTATCGCGGCTCGGGACAGAGCGTCATTTAGCGGTGAACGTGCGGCGGGTAAGCTTTGCCCCGCCCATGCATGATGAAGCTACCAACCCTGTAAGCCTGTCATTTGGCGTGCAGCAGCGGGAATTCCAATAAAATGACTGCGCCCGGAGAAGTCCTTGAGGAAGTACCTTCGGACAGGGGTTCGACTCCCCTCGTCTCCACCATAAGTCCACTGTAATTTCGAAATTACAGTGGACTTTTTCTTTTCCAATAAAATAATAAGGCTGCAGCAGACGTTCCTTTTCCGCAGGGAACATCTATTGCAGCCTGTTTTTAATGCCCGGCAATATCAGCGACAGAGAGAGCTTGTATACACTATCAACTCTCTCAGATTCGCCTGATGCAGACTTGTTAGATTGCTCACCCTCTCAGTCATTTGCTACGCAAATGCCAGCTCTCCCGAAGGGAGAGCCGAGGCTGATACTCAATACTTAATAGTATCTACGAACGGAATGCCAAGACCACCGGAATAGAAGTACACTGGAATGCGGTCGCCAACGGACAGAGACTGGAAGTCCTCTTCCGAGACCGCCAAATCCAGCTCCT is a window encoding:
- a CDS encoding PTS sugar transporter subunit IIA, whose amino-acid sequence is MTTATFDFMAPATGKCVPIEAVHHSLSDRTLGEGIAIFPNNNTVVAPCNGVITRVSDHAVTLFDSEHDIELLLTADMEAQHHDFQLHVKAGQTVTTGTELFSCDVAAIKAQGGYVDFSCIVTNLPAEEVSVCAGDVETGKTRMFSCSCPMV
- a CDS encoding sulfite exporter TauE/SafE family protein yields the protein MQERTKCLIIGTCAGAANGFFGAGGGLFLVPLFTAWLGMEQKQAFATSVAVIFPLSAVSVLIYLRSGNLPLRFSAPYLLGGVLGGMFSGLLFSRVSVPLLRKAFALLLLWGGVRAVLLL
- a CDS encoding sulfite exporter TauE/SafE family protein: MTAVFIGAATGILSGFGIGGGSLLILWLTMVQQLPQYTAAGINLLYFLCCAPAALVSHIRHHLIEKKIALWCILAGCLASPAASLLAGLLPMHWLRRGFGILLLILGFRELFSRTPKQ
- the nadC gene encoding carboxylating nicotinate-nucleotide diphosphorylase, giving the protein MKHSMISGSTMMLNMDPAIINALREDVTSEDVSTNAIMRQPQLGKAELICKQDGIICGLDVFARVFEILEEEAHFETTYADGDEVKKGQLIGVIYADIRTLLTGERTALNFLQRMSGIATNTNKMVKILEGKHTTLLDTRKTTPGLRIFEKYAVRCGGATNHRYNLSDCVMMKDNHICAAGSITKAVQMAREYVSFVTQIEVECETLEQVTEAAACGADVIMLDNMDNETMRKAVKIIDGRAKTECSGNVTAERLLEIADIGVDFVSSGALTYASPAMDISLKNLTAL
- a CDS encoding L-aspartate oxidase, whose protein sequence is METADILVVGTGAAGLFNALQLPEKYKVLVITKSEADQADSFLAQGGMCMLLDDDDYDSYFEDTMKAGHYENNKESVDIMIRSSQHIAQELVDYGVDFQRDENGNFEFTREGAHSENRILFHEDLTGQEITSKLLARARERKNITIRENTTLVDIICDEKANVCKGGIIRNADGTLEEVRTQAVVLATGGIGGLFQFSTNYRHITGDALAIAMRHHIEVEHINYIQIHPTTLYTTKPGRSFLISESVRGEGAYLYNKDGERFVNELLPRDVVSQAICKQMEKDGRPYVELSVTHLDPDFVRNRFPNIYRQCLKEGYDMTKEPIPVTPGQHYFMGGIKVNSDSETSMDGLYAAGETSCNGVHGRNRLASNSLLESLVFAERAANHIAETVEAGKPMPTDEIPFDPAFYADIDEKNRTEVLKAIKRKDEAFYDQWLDHDA
- a CDS encoding ribokinase codes for the protein MKILVLGSINIDYNYYVGHITTPKETQGASHMEVFPGGKGLNQAVTLARAGLEVQLAGQIGSDGQEMLDKLKEQLCIDISPVRVVEGRTGHAIIQVDEIGQNAIMIYGGANRTIDKAYIDDVLAQYGEGDVLVLQNEISCLQYAIDAAYEKKMFIVLNPSPCTRELLRSDLTKISMFCLNEIEGRSMTSYVQPGDILIRLAEMYPNSQFLFTLGSQGAFYKNGTRQIYQASLKVPVVDSTAAGDVFEGYFLAAYLYGKDAEVALEYATYASALSVTKRGAAYFSAPTMDKVEEYLMNPKHRPDFNPAPLVLENA
- the smpB gene encoding SsrA-binding protein SmpB, with the translated sequence MAVQKKGTKQITANKKARHDYFVEEAYECGIELFGTEVKSIRQGTVSLKDSYCIFRDGEIFVKGMHVSPYEMGNIFNKDPLRERKLLMHKKEIMTLFGKTKQQGYSLIPLSLYFKNARVKVELGLCKGKKLYDKREAAAQRDAKREIERAMKARR